From the genome of Ananas comosus cultivar F153 linkage group 18, ASM154086v1, whole genome shotgun sequence, one region includes:
- the LOC109723797 gene encoding myb-related protein P-like produces MGRAPCCEKVGLKKGRWSKEEDEILVKYISANGEGSWRSLPKNAGLLRCGKSCRLRWINYLRADLKRGNISKEEEEIIITLHATFGNRWSLIATHLPGRTDNEIKNYWNSHLSRSIHSFRPPAPAGGGSGDGELGKLGRRRGGRTKRSAMKRHNTTSAASASASASAAVGSNRSPPAPAAQSEHEGQNQTSSAITFEGVDHHEQCCGDHGMVMSELLSPTLVDMEAVLLCASTSEESVGCCGSQSHEERESCELGEEEEVVVVMGDGEDQGGDLGSEEEEEERMDWDLKGLEAKLWEEMEGEDEMWPCVWESSDQDGYNEDLLLSWLLSDAL; encoded by the exons ATGGGAAGAGCACCATGTTGTGAGAAGGTGGGGTTGAAGAAGGGGAGGTGGAGTAAGGAAGAGGATGAGATACTTGTCAAGTATATCTCTGCTAATGGCGAAGGATCTTGGAGATCATTGCCTAAGAATGCAG GACTTTTGAGGTGCGGGAAGAGTTGTAGGCTAAGGTGGATAAACTACCTTCGAGCTGATCTCAAGAGAGGCAACATTTctaaggaggaggaggagatcatcATCACGCTCCACGCCACTTTTGGAAACAG GTGGTCCCTTATAGCGACCCATCTTCCGGGGAGGACAGACAACGAGATCAAGAACTACTGGAACTCGCATCTGAGCAGGAGCATCCACAGCTTTCGACCGCCGGCCCCTGCGGGCGGCGGCAGTGGCGACGGCGAGCTCGGCAAACTGGGGAGGCGCAGGGGCGGGCGGACGAAGAGGTCGGCGATGAAGAGGCACAACACGACCAGCGCAGCATCAGCGTCAGCGTCAGCGTCAGCGGCCGTCGGCAGCAACAGGAGCCCCCCAGCACCTGCAGCACAGAGCGAGCACGAGGGGCAGAACCAGACGAGTAGCGCGATCACCTTCGAGGGGGTTGATCATCACGAGCAGTGCTGTGGTGATCATGGCATGGTGATGAGCGAGCTCCTTAGCCCGACCTTGGTGGACATGGAGGCGGTGTTGCTTTGCGCAAGCACTAGTGAGGAGAGCGTGGGATGTTGTGGGTCTCAATCacatgaggagagagagagttgtgagcttggggaggaggaggaggtggtggtggtgatgggaGATGGAGAGGATCAGGGGGGTGATCTGGGgagtgaggaggaggaggaggagagaatgGATTGGGATTTGAAGGGTTTAGAGGCTAAGTTGTGGGAGGAGATGGAGGGAGAAGATGAGATGTGGCCGTGTGTGTGGGAGAGTAGTGATCAGGATGGGTACAATGAGGACTTGTTACTTAGTTGGCTCCTTTCAGATGCTCTATGA